A stretch of the Bradyrhizobium arachidis genome encodes the following:
- a CDS encoding LysR family transcriptional regulator has translation MLDLELLRSFVSVVDAGGFTRAGERVHRTQSTVSQQIKRLEEDVGQVLLHRDGKDVRPTEAGERLLSYARRLLSLAEEARDVLQQPGSEGAVRLGIPEDFAAYRLAKLLGAFSRSHPGLRLDVRADQSMYLKRDLERGELDLALFKREAGEKGAIAVWPERVHWVTSKSHPVAAGASSVPLIGFPSGCLYRTGAIHALESAGRPWHMAYTSSSLSGIQAAVAAGMGLSILSEMAIQADHRVLTAKDGFAPINKTEVALMAAPGASPATLRLADRLAEFCDTVQAKAA, from the coding sequence ATGCTCGATCTGGAGCTTTTGCGCAGCTTCGTCTCGGTGGTCGATGCCGGCGGCTTCACCCGCGCCGGCGAGCGCGTCCACCGCACGCAGTCGACCGTCAGCCAGCAGATCAAGCGGCTGGAGGAGGATGTCGGCCAGGTGCTGCTGCACCGGGACGGCAAGGACGTGCGCCCGACCGAGGCCGGCGAGCGCCTGCTCTCCTACGCGCGGCGGCTGCTGTCGCTCGCGGAGGAGGCGCGCGACGTGCTGCAACAGCCGGGCAGCGAAGGCGCTGTCAGGCTCGGCATTCCCGAGGATTTTGCCGCCTACCGTTTGGCAAAGCTGCTCGGCGCGTTCTCGCGTTCGCATCCCGGCCTGCGGCTCGATGTGCGCGCCGACCAGAGCATGTATCTGAAGCGCGACCTCGAACGCGGCGAGCTCGATCTTGCGCTGTTCAAGCGCGAGGCTGGCGAGAAGGGCGCCATCGCGGTGTGGCCCGAGCGCGTGCACTGGGTCACCAGCAAAAGCCATCCGGTCGCTGCCGGCGCATCCTCGGTGCCGCTGATCGGCTTTCCGTCCGGCTGCCTCTATCGCACCGGTGCCATCCATGCGCTGGAAAGCGCCGGCCGGCCCTGGCACATGGCCTACACGTCATCGAGCCTGTCGGGCATCCAGGCCGCAGTTGCCGCCGGCATGGGCCTGAGCATCTTGTCGGAGATGGCGATCCAGGCCGATCACCGTGTGCTGACCGCGAAGGACGGCTTTGCGCCGATCAACAAGACGGAAGTGGCGCTGATGGCCGCGCCCGGCGCGAGCCCGGCAACCCTGCGGCTTGCGGATCGGCTCGCGGAGTTTTGCGATACGGTGCAGGCGAAGGCGGCGTGA
- a CDS encoding tetratricopeptide repeat protein, with translation MNSRVSWSVDGIDPSVRERAEAAARRAGMSLNDWLNSTLGDTAPPNFRAPQENLQQNYQQNYQQQYQQPLPSQESRDVADIHQRLDAITRQIEHISKPAAPRADVSREQGVARQLNDAISRLDARLSQIAKPQGPARPAPVETRQRQAEAVERAAAQVYRNSPPLSPASLDVAVAEIAARQNELEGFVPRQMPPRAAPSIAPTAAHMAAPLAAPLAPPPAAYSPQPAHNPAPTHAPAPPPPPPGPDFSALERHLIKITSQIESLQRPDHIEQSIAAFRSELSEIRHAITEAMPRRAIESIENEIRSLHRRIDETRSTGTDGQVLSGIENALSEIKHVLRTLTPAEQLTGYDEAIRNLGAKLDLILRANDDPSTVQQLEGAISALRAIVSNVASNEALARLADDVQLLSSKVDQIGRASNHNGNSDNFAILEQRIAALTAALESRERPEPSQSTEHLEIAIRALSDRFDRMQVGNDSASTFAHLEQRVSYLLERIEAASDPHSGNLSRVEDGLHDILRHLERQQATYAALAESRTAAPQPDSGIVDLVKRELSDIRFSQSETNRSTQDSFEAVHNTLGHVVDRLAMIEGDLRAVRAAPPAAPAPQPHAFAPSMPLEQPPMARAAMTQQQPKYDPKPDLKPELPNPAVAQGAAQGAFVAAPREFHAATPAAPPPPPMPVAPPLPPRAISEILEPHTAPARAAIAPELPPDHPLEPGTRPGGRPATPSERIAASENAISEIPSAPKEPVSSSSFIAAARRAAQAAAAQPPEKQGRAAKATAAAGKDKGKDGPSTITSKIRSLLVGASVVVIVLGTFKMAMNLLEGGSTAPPLPPMENSSGAPAPQMQAPAEPAARPSAPEQITPSMTSPTPLGRQSLNNPPPASSDSSAQVAVPSAPAAAAPPQPAASDITGAIPTTTPSRAKLGQVQVPPTERLPDGIGGPALRAAAMKGDATAAYEIGLRFAEGKGIASNYDEAAKWYDRAAQAGVVPATFRLGTLYEKGLGVKKDADIARRYYTQAAERGNAKAMHNLAVLDADGGGRGANYKSAAQWFRKAADRGVADSQFNLGILYARGIGVEQNLAESYKWFSLAAAQGDSDASGKRDDVAKRLDPQSLAAAKLAIQTFSAEPQPDDAVNVATPAGGWDGAPAQASTKPAPKPVATKRSASAAH, from the coding sequence ATGAATTCGCGCGTATCGTGGAGTGTTGACGGCATCGATCCATCCGTCAGGGAGCGGGCCGAGGCCGCTGCGCGCCGCGCCGGCATGTCACTCAACGATTGGCTGAACTCCACGCTCGGCGACACCGCGCCGCCGAATTTTCGCGCGCCCCAGGAAAACCTTCAGCAAAACTATCAGCAAAACTATCAGCAACAATATCAGCAGCCGCTTCCCAGCCAGGAAAGCCGCGACGTCGCCGACATCCATCAGCGGCTCGATGCGATCACCCGGCAGATCGAACACATTTCAAAACCCGCCGCCCCGCGCGCCGACGTCTCGCGCGAGCAGGGCGTTGCGCGCCAGTTGAACGACGCGATCTCGCGGCTCGATGCGCGGCTGTCGCAAATCGCCAAGCCGCAAGGACCCGCGCGTCCCGCGCCGGTCGAGACGCGCCAGCGCCAGGCTGAAGCCGTCGAGCGCGCCGCCGCGCAGGTCTATCGCAATTCCCCGCCGCTCAGCCCCGCTTCGCTTGACGTTGCAGTTGCCGAGATCGCGGCACGGCAGAACGAGCTCGAAGGTTTTGTGCCGCGGCAGATGCCACCGCGCGCGGCGCCCTCGATCGCGCCGACGGCAGCGCACATGGCAGCCCCCTTGGCAGCCCCCTTGGCGCCGCCTCCGGCTGCCTATTCGCCTCAGCCCGCCCACAACCCTGCGCCGACCCACGCCCCTGCCCCGCCGCCACCGCCGCCGGGACCGGATTTTTCTGCGCTCGAACGGCACCTGATCAAGATCACGAGCCAGATCGAGTCGCTGCAGCGTCCCGATCACATCGAGCAGTCGATCGCCGCGTTCCGCAGCGAGCTGTCGGAGATCCGCCACGCCATCACCGAGGCGATGCCGCGCCGCGCGATCGAGTCGATCGAGAACGAGATCCGCTCGCTGCATCGGCGCATCGACGAGACCCGCTCCACCGGCACGGATGGCCAGGTGCTATCAGGCATCGAGAACGCGCTCTCCGAGATCAAGCACGTGCTGCGCACGTTGACGCCGGCCGAGCAGCTCACCGGCTATGACGAGGCGATCCGCAATCTCGGCGCCAAGCTCGATTTGATCCTGCGCGCCAATGACGATCCCTCGACGGTGCAGCAACTCGAAGGCGCGATCTCCGCGTTGCGCGCCATCGTCTCCAACGTCGCCTCGAACGAAGCGCTGGCGCGGCTTGCCGACGACGTGCAGCTCCTGTCGTCCAAGGTCGACCAGATCGGCCGCGCCTCGAACCACAACGGCAACAGCGACAATTTTGCGATCCTCGAACAGCGCATCGCGGCGCTGACCGCGGCGCTGGAATCGCGCGAGCGTCCGGAGCCGAGCCAGAGCACCGAGCATCTGGAAATTGCGATCCGTGCGCTGTCCGACCGCTTTGACCGCATGCAGGTCGGCAACGATTCCGCATCGACCTTTGCCCATCTCGAACAGCGCGTCTCGTATCTGCTGGAGCGGATCGAAGCCGCCTCCGACCCGCACTCCGGAAATTTGAGCCGCGTCGAGGACGGGCTGCACGACATCCTGCGGCATCTCGAACGCCAGCAGGCGACCTATGCGGCGCTCGCCGAAAGCCGCACCGCCGCGCCGCAGCCGGACTCCGGCATCGTGGACCTGGTCAAGCGCGAGCTCTCCGACATCCGCTTCAGCCAGTCCGAGACCAACCGTTCGACCCAGGACTCGTTCGAGGCCGTGCACAACACGCTCGGCCATGTCGTCGATCGCCTCGCGATGATCGAGGGCGATCTGCGCGCGGTTCGTGCCGCGCCGCCGGCAGCCCCCGCGCCGCAGCCGCATGCCTTCGCGCCGTCGATGCCGCTCGAGCAGCCGCCGATGGCGCGGGCTGCGATGACGCAGCAGCAGCCAAAGTACGATCCAAAACCCGATCTGAAGCCGGAGCTGCCGAACCCCGCCGTGGCACAAGGCGCGGCACAGGGCGCCTTCGTCGCCGCGCCGCGCGAATTCCACGCCGCAACGCCGGCCGCTCCGCCGCCTCCGCCGATGCCGGTGGCGCCGCCGCTTCCGCCGCGCGCGATCAGCGAAATTCTGGAGCCGCACACCGCACCCGCGCGTGCTGCGATCGCGCCCGAGCTGCCGCCGGATCATCCGCTTGAGCCGGGCACGCGTCCGGGCGGACGGCCCGCCACGCCCTCGGAGCGCATTGCCGCGTCCGAGAACGCGATCAGCGAAATTCCCTCGGCTCCGAAGGAGCCGGTGTCCTCGTCGAGCTTCATCGCCGCCGCCCGCCGTGCGGCGCAGGCCGCCGCGGCACAGCCTCCCGAGAAGCAGGGCCGAGCGGCCAAGGCCACTGCTGCAGCCGGCAAGGACAAGGGCAAGGACGGACCGTCCACGATCACGTCAAAGATCCGCTCGCTGCTGGTCGGCGCGAGCGTGGTCGTGATCGTGCTCGGCACCTTCAAGATGGCGATGAACCTTTTGGAGGGCGGCAGCACGGCGCCGCCGCTGCCTCCGATGGAGAATTCGTCCGGTGCGCCCGCGCCGCAGATGCAGGCGCCCGCTGAGCCCGCCGCAAGACCTTCGGCACCCGAGCAGATCACGCCGTCGATGACGTCGCCGACGCCGCTCGGCCGGCAATCGCTCAACAACCCGCCACCCGCGAGCAGCGATTCGAGCGCGCAGGTCGCGGTCCCGTCCGCGCCTGCGGCTGCTGCGCCCCCTCAGCCTGCCGCCAGCGACATCACCGGCGCGATCCCGACGACGACGCCCTCGCGCGCCAAGCTCGGCCAGGTCCAGGTGCCGCCGACCGAGCGCCTGCCCGACGGCATCGGCGGACCGGCGCTGCGCGCGGCCGCGATGAAGGGCGACGCCACCGCCGCCTACGAGATCGGGCTGCGCTTTGCCGAAGGCAAGGGCATCGCGAGCAACTACGACGAAGCCGCCAAATGGTACGACCGCGCGGCGCAGGCCGGCGTGGTGCCGGCCACCTTCCGCCTCGGGACGCTCTATGAGAAGGGCCTGGGCGTGAAGAAGGACGCCGACATTGCGCGGCGCTACTACACCCAGGCCGCCGAGCGCGGCAACGCCAAGGCGATGCACAATCTCGCGGTGCTCGACGCCGATGGCGGCGGGCGCGGCGCAAACTACAAGAGCGCGGCACAGTGGTTCCGGAAAGCGGCCGATCGCGGCGTCGCCGACAGCCAGTTCAACCTCGGCATCCTCTATGCCCGCGGCATCGGCGTCGAACAGAACCTCGCCGAATCCTACAAATGGTTCAGCCTGGCTGCCGCCCAGGGCGACTCGGACGCGTCAGGCAAGCGCGACGACGTTGCCAAGCGCCTCGACCCGCAGTCGCTCGCCGCCGCAAAACTCGCGATCCAGACTTTTAGCGCCGAGCCGCAGCCCGACGACGCCGTCAACGTCGCAACGCCGGCCGGCGGCTGGGACGGCGCCCCCGCGCAGGCGAGCACAAAACCCGCGCCAAAGCCGGTCGCGACCAAGCGCTCGGCGTCCGCGGCGCATTAA
- a CDS encoding DMT family transporter has product MSLTSSISVPRTRFNPLPLYIGLFCLLWSYAFVAGKIGVTHCPPLILLAARFSLAGILILGISAFQRDGWAKSLKMSWRDAAMFAVLGIANNALYLGLGYTGLQSVSAGLGGLIVSANPVFTAALAALFLGEGMTWRKASGLLLGVVGVTFIVWHRLSVGTDSFHGIVFTLASLASIVAGTILFKLFAPKGSLWLGNGIQNLAAGIVLTPIALTFADVHAIQFTSGLIGAFAFLVLGGSILAYLLWFHLLKVCGATVASSYHFLMPPLGMLFAFLVLGEHIEARDLLGIIPVALGIYLVTRPAAKS; this is encoded by the coding sequence ATGTCGCTCACGTCATCGATCTCGGTTCCCCGTACCCGTTTCAACCCGCTGCCGCTGTACATCGGCCTGTTCTGCCTGCTCTGGAGCTACGCCTTCGTCGCCGGCAAGATCGGCGTCACCCATTGCCCGCCGCTGATCCTGCTCGCCGCGCGCTTTTCGCTCGCCGGCATTTTGATCCTCGGCATCTCCGCGTTCCAGCGCGATGGCTGGGCCAAGTCTCTTAAAATGAGCTGGCGGGACGCCGCGATGTTTGCTGTGCTCGGCATTGCCAACAACGCGCTTTATCTCGGGCTCGGCTACACCGGCCTGCAATCGGTCTCCGCGGGTCTCGGCGGATTGATCGTATCGGCCAATCCCGTATTCACGGCGGCGCTGGCCGCGCTGTTCCTCGGCGAAGGCATGACCTGGCGCAAGGCGAGCGGTCTTCTTCTCGGTGTCGTCGGCGTCACCTTCATCGTCTGGCACCGCCTGTCGGTCGGCACGGACAGCTTTCACGGCATCGTGTTCACGCTGGCGTCGCTCGCCTCGATCGTTGCAGGCACCATTTTGTTCAAGCTGTTCGCGCCGAAGGGTTCGTTGTGGCTCGGCAACGGCATCCAGAATCTCGCCGCCGGCATTGTGCTGACGCCTATTGCGCTGACCTTTGCCGACGTCCACGCGATCCAGTTCACATCAGGCCTGATCGGTGCGTTCGCGTTCCTGGTGCTGGGCGGTTCGATCCTCGCTTATCTGCTCTGGTTCCATCTCCTGAAAGTGTGCGGCGCCACGGTTGCGAGCAGCTATCACTTTCTGATGCCGCCACTCGGCATGCTGTTCGCCTTCCTCGTGCTCGGCGAGCACATCGAGGCGCGCGACCTGCTCGGGATCATTCCGGTCGCGCTCGGCATCTACCTCGTGACGCGGCCGGCGGCGAAGTCGTAA
- a CDS encoding sulfite exporter TauE/SafE family protein, producing MQLYLPVADIPVNILLVLAMGAAVGFVSGMFGIGGGFLMTPLLIFIGITPAVAVASVASHIAASSFSGAISYWRRRAIDPALATVLLCGGTTGTALGVWTFTQLRALGQLDLMIALSYVVLLSTVGGLMFWEGLRAMMRTRRGAIAPRRTHYWIHALPLKMRFKRSKIYLSVIPIVVVGLVIGFIGAIMGIGGAFILVPVMIYMLRVPTSTVIGTSMILTLVTMLFATMLHAVTNHLVDAVLALILMIGGVTGAQFGARAGQRIRGEQLRLLLGFLILCVGIRFAIELVIRPEELFTVRETGVSG from the coding sequence ATGCAGCTCTATCTTCCCGTCGCTGATATTCCGGTCAACATCCTCCTGGTGCTCGCCATGGGCGCCGCGGTCGGCTTCGTCTCCGGCATGTTCGGGATCGGCGGCGGCTTCCTGATGACGCCGCTCCTGATCTTCATCGGCATCACGCCGGCAGTGGCGGTCGCATCCGTCGCCAGCCACATCGCGGCCTCGTCCTTCTCCGGCGCGATCTCCTATTGGCGGCGGCGCGCCATCGATCCGGCACTCGCGACCGTGCTGTTATGCGGCGGCACGACTGGAACGGCGCTCGGCGTCTGGACCTTTACGCAGCTCCGCGCGCTCGGTCAGCTCGACCTGATGATCGCGCTCTCCTATGTCGTGCTGCTCTCCACGGTCGGCGGCCTGATGTTCTGGGAAGGCCTGCGCGCGATGATGCGGACGCGGCGCGGCGCGATCGCGCCCCGCCGCACCCATTACTGGATCCACGCTTTGCCGTTGAAGATGCGATTCAAGCGGTCAAAGATCTATCTCTCGGTGATCCCGATCGTGGTCGTCGGGCTCGTGATCGGCTTCATCGGCGCCATCATGGGTATCGGCGGCGCCTTCATCCTGGTCCCGGTCATGATCTACATGCTGCGCGTGCCGACTTCGACCGTCATCGGCACGTCGATGATCCTGACGCTGGTCACTATGCTGTTTGCGACCATGCTGCATGCGGTGACCAATCATCTGGTCGACGCCGTGCTGGCGCTGATCCTGATGATCGGTGGCGTCACCGGCGCGCAGTTCGGCGCACGCGCGGGCCAAAGAATCCGCGGCGAGCAGTTGCGCCTGCTGCTGGGGTTTTTGATCCTCTGCGTCGGCATCCGCTTCGCGATCGAGCTCGTGATCCGCCCCGAGGAGCTCTTCACCGTCCGCGAGACCGGGGTGAGCGGATGA
- a CDS encoding PadR family transcriptional regulator, translating into MALGDAILACLTERPMTGYELAKTFDSSIGFFWKADHQQIYRELSKLRDRGYIQGREVVQTGKPNKLVYTLTNEGRTALRHWAARPSTPASNKDDLLVRFHALDSVDLEPVRADLMARLEHHRDRSERYERILKKRFPDGTASEAADIGNLLLLKLGSRHEQMVAEWCEEAIDALSGLTGHGTVVPLEDGKREKG; encoded by the coding sequence ATGGCGCTGGGCGACGCGATTCTCGCATGCCTGACGGAACGTCCGATGACGGGCTACGAGCTGGCAAAGACCTTCGATTCCTCGATCGGCTTCTTCTGGAAGGCCGACCATCAGCAGATTTATCGCGAGCTCTCAAAACTGCGCGACCGCGGCTACATCCAGGGCCGCGAGGTCGTCCAGACCGGCAAGCCCAACAAGCTCGTATATACGCTCACCAATGAGGGCCGAACAGCGCTGCGGCACTGGGCCGCGCGTCCGAGCACGCCGGCCTCCAACAAGGACGACCTGCTGGTCCGCTTCCACGCGCTCGACAGCGTCGACCTCGAGCCTGTCAGGGCCGATCTGATGGCCCGCCTGGAGCACCACCGCGACCGCTCCGAACGCTACGAGCGCATTTTGAAGAAGCGTTTTCCCGACGGCACCGCGAGCGAGGCCGCCGACATCGGCAATCTCCTGCTGCTCAAGCTCGGGTCACGCCACGAACAGATGGTGGCGGAATGGTGCGAAGAGGCGATCGACGCGCTGTCGGGGCTGACCGGCCACGGCACCGTGGTGCCGCTGGAGGATGGGAAGCGGGAGAAGGGGTGA
- the pdeM gene encoding ligase-associated DNA damage response endonuclease PdeM, whose translation MRVSRVTVSDVTFAADLAGALFWEEERLLVVSDLHLEKGSSFAARGVLLPPFDTVATLNRLAAVIARHDPRVVIALGDSFHDRTAHERLSDDDRDAVTALQSGRDWIWISGNHDPAPPRDLGGTVADEVMVGPITFRHEPTGAQGEIAGHLHPKARVSARGRSMERRCFACDGMRAIMPAFGAYAGGLSIRDAAFAKIFGARHFTAHLLGDRRVHAIAASRCS comes from the coding sequence ATGCGCGTGTCCAGGGTCACCGTTTCGGACGTAACATTTGCCGCCGATCTCGCCGGCGCGCTGTTTTGGGAAGAAGAACGCCTCCTCGTCGTCTCCGACCTGCATCTGGAAAAAGGCTCCAGCTTCGCCGCGCGCGGCGTGCTGCTGCCGCCGTTCGATACGGTGGCGACGCTCAATCGGCTCGCCGCCGTGATCGCCCGGCACGATCCGCGCGTCGTGATCGCGCTCGGCGATAGCTTTCACGACCGCACCGCGCATGAGCGTCTCTCGGACGACGATCGCGATGCGGTCACAGCCCTTCAGTCCGGTCGCGACTGGATCTGGATATCAGGCAATCACGATCCTGCGCCGCCGCGCGATCTCGGCGGTACCGTCGCTGATGAAGTCATGGTCGGCCCGATCACGTTCCGTCACGAGCCGACCGGTGCACAAGGCGAGATCGCCGGCCATCTGCATCCCAAAGCGCGCGTCTCGGCGCGCGGCCGCTCGATGGAGCGGCGCTGCTTTGCCTGTGACGGGATGCGCGCGATCATGCCCGCTTTCGGCGCCTATGCCGGCGGCCTCAGCATCCGCGACGCCGCCTTCGCAAAAATTTTCGGCGCAAGGCATTTTACGGCGCATCTGCTCGGCGACCGCCGTGTCCATGCGATCGCGGCGTCGCGGTGTTCGTGA
- a CDS encoding TIGR02186 family protein — MKRTLIAACLVLSLGTAARAERLIVSVSNHRVTVTPNYSGEELVLFGSVEKDSSTPADRTAYDLVVTVIGPRADMVTRRKERTFGIWINTDYRQFLQVPTYLALFANRPFEEITSPEIARRQQVGLNNVLLTQRVSGDYADVVPNDAFRSAFIRLRTQHGLYREDGAAVTFLTPTLFRTGIPLPAEVPIGTYQVEIKLFSNGVFVTKTETAFEIVKVGFEQFVATSARQNGFVYGLVTAAMALMTGWMASIVFRKD, encoded by the coding sequence ATGAAGCGCACGCTGATCGCTGCCTGCCTCGTGCTCTCGCTCGGCACCGCCGCGCGCGCCGAACGGCTGATCGTCTCGGTTTCCAACCACCGCGTGACGGTGACGCCGAACTATTCCGGCGAGGAGCTGGTGCTGTTCGGCTCGGTCGAGAAGGATTCGTCGACGCCGGCCGACCGCACCGCCTACGATCTCGTCGTGACCGTGATCGGCCCGCGCGCCGACATGGTGACGCGGCGCAAGGAGCGCACCTTCGGGATCTGGATCAACACCGACTACCGGCAGTTCCTGCAGGTGCCGACTTATCTCGCGCTGTTCGCCAACCGTCCGTTCGAGGAGATCACCTCGCCCGAGATCGCGCGGCGCCAGCAGGTCGGGCTCAACAACGTGCTGCTGACCCAACGCGTCAGCGGCGATTATGCCGACGTGGTGCCGAACGATGCGTTCCGCTCCGCCTTCATCCGGCTACGCACCCAGCACGGGCTCTACCGCGAGGACGGCGCCGCGGTGACGTTCTTGACGCCGACGCTGTTCCGCACCGGGATCCCGCTGCCGGCCGAGGTGCCGATCGGCACCTATCAGGTCGAGATCAAGCTGTTTTCCAACGGCGTATTCGTGACCAAGACCGAAACCGCGTTCGAGATCGTCAAGGTCGGCTTCGAACAGTTCGTCGCGACAAGCGCGCGGCAGAACGGCTTTGTCTACGGCCTGGTGACGGCCGCGATGGCGCTGATGACGGGCTGGATGGCGTCGATCGTGTTTCGGAAGGATTGA
- a CDS encoding nuclear transport factor 2 family protein → MTGLDKWYGYMKSHDRTALWDLLHPDAVFESPVVHTPQRGRDITFKYLASAEKVLGGPSFTYVGEWRSANGAVLEFKTMIDGIEINGVDIISFDTEGRVTHFKVMVRPLKAINMLHRLMAEQLAAQ, encoded by the coding sequence ATGACCGGCCTCGACAAATGGTACGGCTACATGAAGTCTCATGATCGCACAGCGCTCTGGGACCTGCTTCATCCCGATGCCGTGTTCGAAAGTCCCGTCGTCCACACCCCGCAGCGCGGGCGCGACATCACCTTCAAATATCTGGCGAGCGCCGAGAAGGTCCTGGGCGGCCCTAGCTTCACCTATGTCGGCGAGTGGCGAAGCGCCAACGGCGCCGTGCTCGAGTTCAAGACCATGATCGACGGCATCGAGATCAACGGCGTCGACATCATCAGCTTCGATACTGAGGGCCGCGTCACGCATTTCAAGGTGATGGTGCGTCCGCTCAAGGCCATCAACATGCTGCACCGTCTGATGGCGGAGCAACTCGCCGCACAGTGA
- a CDS encoding acyl-CoA dehydrogenase C-terminal domain-containing protein gives MPIYKAPVEDVNFLFNDVFQIDRYDNLPGFTDASSDVRDAILGEAAKLAEEVLQPLNRVGDLEGCKRADDGSVTTPKGFKDAFKQVAEGGWLGLSAPTEYGGQGLPVTLSQAVNEFQISANMAFSMYGGLTMGATAALIVHGSPEQKKTYVPKMVAGEWTGTMNLTEPHCGTDLGLLRTKAVRQADGSFKITGTKIFISAGEHDLAPNIIHLVLARIEGAPAGIKGVSLFVVPKNLVNADGSVGARNGVTCGSIEHKMGIHGNSTCVMNYDNATGWLIGEENKGMQGMFVMMNEARLGVAVQGLAQSEVAYQNAVAYARERLQGRALTGAKAPDKAADPIIVHPDVRRTLLTIRAFNEAARAFVVWTALKSDVAHRSEDPKDRQAADDHMGLMTPVLKGYLTEIGFANAVQAQQMFGGHGYIAEHGMEQFVRDARIAMIYEGANGIQALDLVGRKLPRDGGRAIMSFFGEVMGFAKENGGDEAMKPFVTALSASLGHLQQATTWLMQNAMMKPDNAGAAATDYMHLFGLVALGYMWAKMAKVTQAKIAEGGSTPYLSTKLVTGRFFMERMLPETALHLARIQTGCATTMELPAEAF, from the coding sequence ATGCCGATCTATAAAGCCCCCGTTGAAGACGTGAACTTCCTGTTCAACGACGTCTTCCAGATCGACCGCTACGACAATCTGCCCGGCTTCACCGACGCCTCCAGCGACGTGCGCGACGCGATCTTGGGCGAAGCGGCAAAACTCGCCGAAGAGGTGCTCCAGCCGCTCAACCGCGTCGGCGACCTCGAAGGCTGCAAGCGCGCCGATGACGGCAGCGTCACCACGCCGAAGGGTTTCAAGGACGCTTTCAAGCAGGTTGCCGAAGGCGGCTGGCTCGGCCTGTCAGCGCCGACCGAATATGGCGGGCAGGGCCTGCCGGTGACGCTGTCGCAGGCGGTCAACGAATTCCAGATCTCCGCCAACATGGCGTTCTCGATGTATGGCGGTCTCACCATGGGTGCGACCGCGGCGCTGATCGTTCATGGCTCGCCCGAGCAGAAGAAGACCTACGTGCCGAAGATGGTGGCGGGCGAATGGACCGGCACCATGAATCTGACCGAGCCGCATTGCGGCACCGATCTCGGCCTCTTGCGCACCAAGGCGGTGCGCCAGGCCGATGGCAGCTTCAAGATCACGGGCACCAAGATCTTCATCTCCGCCGGCGAGCATGATCTCGCCCCCAACATCATCCACCTCGTGCTCGCCCGCATCGAGGGTGCGCCCGCCGGCATCAAGGGCGTCTCGCTCTTCGTGGTGCCGAAGAATCTGGTCAATGCCGATGGCAGCGTCGGCGCGCGCAACGGCGTCACCTGCGGCTCGATCGAGCACAAGATGGGCATCCACGGCAACTCGACCTGTGTGATGAACTACGACAACGCCACCGGCTGGCTGATCGGCGAAGAGAACAAGGGCATGCAGGGCATGTTCGTGATGATGAACGAGGCCCGCCTCGGCGTCGCCGTGCAGGGTCTCGCGCAGTCCGAAGTCGCCTATCAGAACGCCGTCGCCTATGCCCGCGAGCGTCTGCAGGGCCGTGCGCTGACCGGCGCCAAGGCGCCCGACAAGGCCGCCGACCCGATCATCGTGCATCCGGACGTGCGCCGCACGCTGCTCACCATCCGCGCCTTCAACGAGGCCGCGCGTGCCTTCGTGGTGTGGACCGCGCTGAAGAGCGACGTCGCCCACCGCTCCGAGGATCCCAAGGACCGTCAGGCCGCCGACGACCACATGGGCCTGATGACGCCGGTGCTGAAGGGTTATCTGACCGAGATCGGTTTTGCCAACGCGGTGCAGGCCCAGCAGATGTTCGGCGGCCACGGCTACATCGCCGAGCACGGCATGGAGCAGTTCGTGCGCGATGCGCGCATCGCCATGATCTACGAGGGCGCCAACGGCATCCAGGCGCTGGACCTCGTCGGCCGCAAGCTGCCGCGCGACGGCGGCCGCGCCATCATGTCGTTCTTCGGCGAGGTCATGGGCTTTGCCAAGGAGAATGGCGGCGACGAGGCGATGAAGCCCTTCGTCACCGCGCTTTCGGCCTCGCTCGGCCACCTCCAGCAGGCCACCACCTGGCTGATGCAGAACGCGATGATGAAGCCCGACAATGCCGGTGCGGCGGCGACCGACTACATGCATTTGTTCGGCCTCGTCGCGCTCGGCTACATGTGGGCGAAGATGGCCAAGGTGACGCAGGCCAAGATTGCCGAGGGCGGCTCGACGCCCTATCTCTCGACCAAGCTCGTCACCGGCCGCTTCTTCATGGAGCGGATGCTGCCGGAAACGGCGCTGCATCTGGCGCGCATCCAGACCGGCTGCGCCACCACCATGGAATTGCCGGCGGAAGCGTTCTGA